A region from the Triticum urartu cultivar G1812 chromosome 1, Tu2.1, whole genome shotgun sequence genome encodes:
- the LOC125513928 gene encoding D-3-phosphoglycerate dehydrogenase 2, chloroplastic-like, with the protein MGFGKVGSEVARRAKGLGMHVIAHDPYAPADKARAIGAELVSFEEAIAKADFISLHMPLTPATSKVFNDESFGKMKTGVRIVNVARGGVIDEDALVRALDSSKVAQAALDVFTVESPAKDSKLVLHENVTVTPHLGASTVEAQEGVAIEIAEAVGGALRGELAATAVNAPMVPAEVMSELAPYVSLAEKLGRLAVQLVAGESGIKGVKVVYTSARDPDDLDTRLLRAMVTKGIVEPVSSTFVNLVNADYTAKQRGLRIAEERVSHDNAAAEAPLESIQVRLSHVQSRFAGAISDGGDIVVVGRVKYGVPHLTVVGPYEVDVSLEGNLILCRQVDQPRMIGKVGNILAERNVNVSFMSVGRTSRGKQAIMAIGVDEEPDKKTLEKIGAIPAVEEFVFLEL; encoded by the exons ATGGGCTTTGGAAAGGTTGGCTCAGAGGTGGCAAGGCGAGCGAAAGGGCTAGGGATGCATGTGATTGCCCATGACCCCTATGCCCCGGCCGATAAGGCCCGTGCCATTGGAGCAGAGCTGGtgtccttcgaggaggccatcgCCAAGGCAGACTTCATCTCCCTCCACATGCCGCTCACCCCGGCGACATCCAAGGTCTTCAACGACGAATCCTTCGGGAAGATGAAGACCGGCGTGCGGATCGTCAATGTGGCCAGGGGCGGAGTGATCGATGAGGATGCTCTGGTCAGGGCACTGGACTCCAGCAAAGTTGCTCAG GCAGCTCTTGATGTCTTCACTGTGGAGTCCCCGGCGAAGGACAGCAAGCTGGTTCTTCATGAGAATGTCACTGTCACGCCCCATCTTGGAGCAAGCACAGTGGAGGCGCAG gaagGCGTCGCCATCGAAATTGCTGAAGCCGTCGGTGGCGCACTGAGAGGTGAGCTCGCAGCGACCGCCGTGAATGCTCCCATGGTCCCAGCTGAG GTCATGTCAGAGCTAGCTCCGTATGTTTCCTTGGCGGAGAAGCTGGGGAGGCTGGCAGTGCAGCTCGTCGCCGGGGAGAGCGGCATCAAGGGCGTCAAGGTGGTGTACACCTCAGCCAGGGACCCCGACGACCTCGACACGAGGCTCCTCCGGGCGATGGTCACCAAGGGCATCGTGGAGCCCGTGTCCAGCACCTTCGTCAACCTCGTGAACGCGGACTACACGGCGAAGCAGCGCGGCCTGCGCATCGCCGAGGAGCGGGTCTCCCACGACAACGCCGCCGCCGAGGCGCCGCTGGAGTCCATCCAGGTGCGCCTTTCGCACGTGCAGTCCAGGTTCGCCGGGGCGATCAGCGACGGCGGGGACATCGTCGTGGTCGGCAGGGTCAAGTACGGCGTGCCCCACCTGACCGTCGTTGGGCCCTACGAGGTCGACGTCAGCCTGGAGGGGAACCTGATCCTGTGCCGGCAGGTCGACCAGCCCAGGATGATCGGCAAGGTCGGGAACATCCTCGCGGAGAGGAACGTGAACGTCAGCTTCATGAGCGTCGGCCGCACCTCCCGTGGCAAGCAGGCGATCATGGCCATCGGCGTGGACGAGGAGCCGGACAAGAAGACGCTCGAGAAGATTGGGGCCATCCCGGCCGTCGAGGAGTTTGTGTTCCTCGAGCTATGA